The sequence CCCAATTAATCTCGGTAGCACAAGACAGACAAAAAAACCTGCAATGTGCTCCACGTACACTGTGCTTCTCCAAGGGCCTCAGCTCCCTGGTTATTTTAGAGTGTAGCCGAGTGCTCCTCCTGCCTCAAGAGCACATGTGCCCATCCTCAAGGCTACAGGGTGCCGGTGCTGCAAGCCCGGACTCCAGCGGCACGGACAGCTAGCCGGCTCCGCTCACCTCTTAGAGGGTGCACCAACAAAGAAACTCACTGtaacttctctttttctgtacCGACTTTCTGAACAGAGAACTTAGAAAGAGGAACAAGCATCAGCCACACATTAATCAGTGCCTAAAGAGGGGTTTGGTCCGATTTTAGAATAAACGGCGGAGACACATGATCCAATTAAATTCTAATTATGTAAGTAGTAGGCAAGAGTATTTACACAGGCACTGATTACAGCTATTAGAGTCTAAAGTCGCCGGCCGGAGAGGCTCCGCTTCCTCCCCGCCGCCGGGCTCGTTTCATTTTTAACCTCCCCGTTCACAGCTCTCCTTACAAACAATAGGAGACACCGGCCGAGAGCCCCGTCTCCAAACCCGGACGCCAGCTTGGAGCGATGATTCACTATCCGTCCCACCTCGGAGCCGGGGAAAGACCCTGCACACCCCATCCCACCGCCCGCAACCCCGGCCCCGCAGTGCCGGGCCAGGCAGCCAAACCCTCCCGCCCCGGCAGTGCCCTTTACCTCCGAACAGGTGCGGCGAGAGGTGCGCGGGCAGCGAGCCGATCACCAGCCGGGGCCCGCCGGAGGagccaccgccgccgccgccccccgcgggCCGCTCCCGGCCGCCCTCCTCCGGGGTGCTGCTGACCGAGTCCTGCGAGCCGTAGGGGCCGCTACTGTGGGGGATGTTGAAGGCGGACTGCGCCGCCCGGGCCCCGGAGGCCGTGGCCCCCCCTAAGGACCTGCTCCGGGGTGCCGACCCCGCGGCactccccgccgccgccgctcctccggccgccgcggccgccgcgccgccgggAGCGGCGTGAGGCGCCGCCGCCAGGTGCGAGTagcgcccgccgccgcctgcCGAGCGCCCGCCGGTCCCGTTagcgccgccgctgctgctgctgctcgagGAAGGCAGATCCCCGCCCGAGTACGCCCGGGTGCGGCCATTGGCGGcggtggggctgctctgcttcGCGCCCATGGTCCCGCCGCCGCCTGGCGCTGCCCGGTGCCCTtcgccgccgccgccttccTCGCGGCGCCCGGGGGTGGTGGCAGTCCGGCCCCGGCGGGGGCGATCCGAGGCGCGGGTCGCGccggggaggggggagagggagCGTCGGGGGAGGGGGTCGGGTCGCTCGGTGGGTCGGTGTGGAGAGGGGAGAGCCGCCCGCCGGGATCCGGCTCAGCTggcggccccggcgcggccgcTGCTGGCGGGTCTGGGGCGCCACCATGAGCTGCTCGGGACGGTGCTGGCTCCCGCCGCGCGGCCGCTCGgtcccgccgccgctgctgctgctgtgcccgccgccgccgcgacCGCCACcgccatcctcctcctcctcctcgtccgCCGCCGCTGAGCCCTGTGCGGGGCAccggcggcagcagcgccgccgAGGCCGCTCGCTCACCCGCGGCGCGCCGTGCCCGTGCCGAGGAGGCGGGAGGGGGCGGTCGCCCCGGCGCAGCCGCTCCTCTACCGTGTCGCCATGCTGGGGGCGGCACCAGCGGGCGGGATGGGGAGCGGTTACGGCGGGCGGGGGCCGCCGCCTCGGCTCCCCCCCCGCGCCCAGCGGGAGACCGgcccccggcggcggcggcggcggcgcaacgggccgggcccggcggctCGCCCCGCCTCCCGCGCCGCTCCTCCCGCAAGGTGCGGGACAGCGCCAGGTGAGGCCCGCGTGGCCTCGGGCCGCCCTCGCCTCGGCAGGAGGGACAGTGCCCGCGACGGGGCCGCCGGCGGGATGCAGCACGCACACACACGCGAGGGGAGCTCGCTGTGCCCTCGTCCGCAGCCGCGTCCCGCGGGCCGCCCGGGCAGCAGAGTGGAGCCGGACCGCCGCTGGCGGAAGGCGAGCGGCCCCGAGTCCGCGCTCCGCCTGAGCACCGGCAGGTGAAGGAGAGGAGCGGGCGGGCAGGGCCCGGTGGCGGAGCGGCGGtgccctcctgtgccctcctgccgcgccgccgccgccgctcggtTCTCCGGCACTGCGGCTCCGGCAAACGCCCGGATGCCCGACCTCGGCGGCTGGGGCGGCTCCCGGCGCCCGGCTGGGCCGCGGCTCGGCGGGACCGCGGGGAAAGAAAGGGCCGCGTGCACCCTTAGGAGCCCTCCCGGGTCGGCCACTTCCGACCCTGACGGCTGGCTGCGAGTCTGTGTCCTCCGAGAACCTGGATGTACCAGGAGACATATGGACATGCCGGGAAGCAGGACTAGAAGGACGAAAATCTCTGACATCTTTGGTTCACAGGTGATACAGGAAAATCCTGTATACCTCAGTCACTCACTCAAAGTCACGGTTTTTTTACACAGGGATTAACTAAGCTCTAAATTTTATCCCAGTGAATAATACCTGTGTAGATAGCAGGTTCAGTTTGATCATAACAAAACATTCAGAGACATAAAACTGTTTTGTACCTTGTTTGATACTGAGTGTCACATACATTGAATTTATATAAACATGATTCCTACAGTTGGTCATCTGAGGAAAACTGCTTGTTTCATGGATTTTTGTCTGCTCTAAAATAGACTGTGTCACCATGAAGCAGTGCATCAGGACTCTCCATCATAATGTCTCAGTAGGGATTCCATCTACATTCCTTCCTATGTCACAGTGGCGCAGTATCCAAGCTATGTTATAATTAATACTATAAAACTGATCCAAACcttaattaaaatacaaagcATTATGAAGCATTACATTTACACTTGCGGCATCTTTGATGCTCCTTCTCAGATGTGAAAGGCCTCCTGTTCCACCTCCTTTTGCCATGACTCTTACAACTGCATGTGGCATCACATTCTGGCACCgctgcagctcacagctgggTCTGCGAGAAGAGGTGCCATGGttgggggtggcacaggagggtACTAGCCCTAACTCATCCTTGCAACACCACTTTTCTGGATAGCTGAGACACTCTGTGAATACTCTGAACCCCATTTAGAGAATGCTGGTGTAAACTGTTTGCCCATTTCAGTGAGAGGCAATGATTCCACAGCTGTCTCATGAAGAGTCTTTtgtgtgctgggtgctgggcagACAGCTGGGGTCGATAATCTGCCGTCCCAAGCTATGTCATCCCCACTTGTGAATTATAagctgcagtctctgctggcagTGGTAGATACTCCAAAGCAGATCAATCATGAGCACTTTCTAGTTCAATTccctgcagaaagaaaatcGGTGTGGATATGCTGTCTGCTCTGCTATCACTGGTTACTTTTTAAATCCTTGTCCAGCTTCTGCCAAATCTCTCAGAGACATTAACAGCATAGAAAATAAGTGGTTATGTAGAAGACAGAGTTCTAATGTTCCCACAGAAAGGAAAGCTACTGTAGGAATTCCTATCCTGCTAGATTCCAGGAATCTGCTTGGGCAAAGGATGTTGCAAACATGACTCATAatttctgctgctcacagaatGCCTGTGGCATGTTGAGCCCTATTGGAGCAGGGTTACAGAGAGCATGCTCAGAGTTTTAtggagtttttaaaatttccactACTGAGTGTTAGtagagctgctcagctgctaGAATAAACAGCACTTTGAAAATAGCACATTGCTACACAGTATCACAgcactttctgtattttttttttacagtggaTTTAAGAATTGAGCAGGTATTAAATACAGATCATATTTGACTGtgaataatattttattcaatttaGGATTAAATTATGAGGCCTGTGGTGGAAAAAAAGCCCTACAAAAAAGACATCCAGTTACTCAGTCTTACAGTCAGAAAGTTACATTTAACAGCATAGgatatttcacagaaaagaaatcacaaCAGGACAGCCTGTGTTCCCTTCTCAGAGACCATGATTGCTCCCAGTGcaatgtgattttctttttctcttttttcttttttggtaggcttcaggttttttttgcatCTAGGACATATTTGCAGCTCTCTCACTATCAAGTGTGAGACTAAACACAGCACATCTCTCAAATAACACTTAcatctttaggaaaaaaagcatgCCACACCTTTGAGCCAGTTTTCTCCCCTCAATTCTTCCTGGTCTCTCTGAAAAAATGAATAGAAATCTTTCTAGATATGAAAATTTGCTTTATATAAGCAACAGTACAGTTAGGTTTTCAAGCTAACATTTCTTCTAACTAGCTGTC comes from Zonotrichia leucophrys gambelii isolate GWCS_2022_RI chromosome 2, RI_Zleu_2.0, whole genome shotgun sequence and encodes:
- the ZNRF2 gene encoding E3 ubiquitin-protein ligase ZNRF2, with the translated sequence MGAKQSSPTAANGRTRAYSGGDLPSSSSSSSGGANGTGGRSAGGGGRYSHLAAAPHAAPGGAAAAAAGGAAAAGSAAGSAPRSRSLGGATASGARAAQSAFNIPHSSGPYGSQDSVSSTPEEGGRERPAGGGGGGGSSGGPRLVIGSLPAHLSPHLFGGFKCPVCSKFVSSDEMDLHLVMCLTKPRITYNEDVLSKDAGECAICLEELQQGDTIARLPCLCIYHKGCIDEWFEVNRSCPEHPSD